A single genomic interval of Littorina saxatilis isolate snail1 linkage group LG17, US_GU_Lsax_2.0, whole genome shotgun sequence harbors:
- the LOC138953000 gene encoding arylsulfatase I-like, which translates to MLNLSPLHVALLLLLALGTCLVSQTSGTSQQPNIVYILIDDAGWGDFQTHDPLMVSPNIARLRQEGMFLNQSYVLPMCGPTRSALLTGRYPHTFGMQDNTVGGNKKFWMNETFMILPQELQSLGYTTHMLGKWHLGYCHPGLTPLGRGFNTFYGFWLGSHNSYYDHTKGSGRRRRIYDWWDGDSIDWSARGQYQTDLLSARAVRIVEESSPSNPFFMYLSYGAVHGPFEVPQHYIDTYCAHVTNTSRQIHCAMMAALDEGVGNVVQALKRKGTYDNTIILVMSDNGGPIKGGSVNWPLRGEKKSVFEGGVRSYTVLKAPGLAETNVTWPGMVHAIDWLPTLLTAAGGVRPDYTHGKNLWQSMTRNEPSPRTDFIYNVNDFRRFNHIAVRLNKWKLLGPVPGLARNQKWTPGFKIGWYPPYQLLDRGVPWEDMKRKYSTSQYLLFNLEQDPEERNNVYNDPRNADIVRQMEMKIEYWVGQPGVLDGVYPLQPINTNPDRGRNNNGQHLATCWCDPPGFADRRNVCPAQGRNGRRRGRNRG; encoded by the exons ATGTTGAACCTCTCACCTCTACATGTAGCTTTACTGCTGCTGTTAGCACTCGGGACTTGCTTGGTTTCCCAGACTTCAGGCACGTCGCAGCAGCCGAACATTGTCTATATTCTGATTGACGATGCTGGGTGGGGGGACTTCCAAACCCACGACCCTCTCATGGTGTCGCCTAACATTGCCAGACTGAGGCAGGAGGGAATGTTCCTCAACCAGTCCTACGTTCTGCCAATGTGCGGACCTACACGATCGGCTCTGCTCACTGGCAG GTACCCGCACACGTTCGGCATGCAGGACAACACAGTGGGCGGGAACAAAAAGTTCTGGATGAACGAGACCTTCATGATCCTGCCACAAGAACTTCAGAGTCTCGGCTACACAACCCACATGCTGGGCAAATGGCACCTGGGCTACTGTCACCCAGGGCTCACGCCCCTGGGGCGGGGCTTCAATACTTTCTACGGCTTCTGGTTGGGATCCCACAATTCGTACTACGACCACACCAAAGGCAGcggcaggaggaggaggatttaCGACTGGTGGGATGGCGACAGTATTGATTGGTCTGCGCGT GGTCAATACCAGACCGATCTACTCAGCGCCCGGGCTGTGCGGATCGTGGAAGAGTCGAGCCCGTCCAACCCGTTCTTCATGTACCTGTCTTACGGCGCTGTGCACGGGCCCTTCGAGGTTCCCCAGCACTACATCGACACGTACTGTGCCCACGTCACCAACACCTCAAGACAGATCCACTGTGCCATGATGGCGGCGCTGGACGAAGGGGTGGGCAACGTGGTACAGGCTTTGAAGAGAAAG GGAACCTACGACAACACCATCATCCTCGTAATGTCGGACAACGGAGGACCGATTAAAGGTGGCTCCGTCAACTGGCCGCTAAGGGGAGAGAAGAAGAGTGTGTTTGAAGGTGGCGTGCGTTCCTACACCGTTCTCAAAGCGCCTGGGCTGGCCGAGACCAACGTCACGTGGCCTGGCATGGTGCACGCCATTGATTGGTTGCCTACCCTGCTGACGGCGGCTGGCGGAGTGAG GCCAGACTACACCCACGGCAAAAACCTTTGGCAGAGCATGACGAGGAACGAGCCGAGCCCTAGGACGGATTTCATTTACAACGTCAACGATTTCAGGCGCTTCAATCACATCGCTGTTCGCCTCAACAAGTGGAAATTGCTAGG ACCTGTACCAGGATTAGCCAGGAACCAGAAGTGGACACCGGGGTTCAAGATCGGGTGGTATCCCCCGTACCAATTGCTGGACAGAGGAGTGCCTTGGGAGGACATGAAGAGGAAATATTCCACATCCCAGTATCTGCTGTTTAACCTGGAACAG GACccagaagaaagaaacaacgTGTACAATGATCCCCGCAACGCCGACATCGTCCGACAGATGGAGATGAAGATCGAGTATTGGGTGGGCCAACCGGGTGTGCTGGACGGCGTGTACCCGCTTCAGCCCATCAACACCAACCCGGATAGAGGACGGAACAACAACGGCCAACATCTCGCCACGTGCTGGTGTGATCCACCCGGATTTGCTGATCGACGAAACGTCTGCCCCGCACAAGGCAGAAATGGTCGACGCCGTGGAAGAAATAGAGGATAG